Proteins encoded by one window of Lates calcarifer isolate ASB-BC8 linkage group LG5, TLL_Latcal_v3, whole genome shotgun sequence:
- the LOC108884502 gene encoding multidrug and toxin extrusion protein 1-like — translation MDDSAPATKGANGASTACEVVPSVQSSGECGFIPLEYRNEIVQLVKLAGPVVISQLMVFMITITSLVFCGHMGKTELAGVSLAAAVVNVTGISIGSGLSSTCDTLISQTYGSGNLKRVGVILQRGVLILLLACFPCWAVLINTEPLLLAVKQSPEVASLSQLYVKIIMPALPAAFMYQLQGKYLQNQGIIWPQVITGAMGNGLNAIINYIFLYPLEWGVTGSAAANAISQYLLAFFLYVYICWRGLHKATWGGWSLDCLQEWGPFIKLAIPSMLMICLSWWIFEIGGFLAGVISEFPLGFSIAASVRVGNALGAGNTKQAKLSCKVSIMCAFMVACFVGASLSIAKNVIGYIFTSEQDIIKRVSDVMLIFGFMHVGDATAGVAAGVLRGAGKQLVGALCNLVGYYFIGFPIGVSLMFAANMGIVGLWTGLTILCVTAGDCFHHILCSCESRRDQEVKEMVGIEHPDSDLNPALARVTAPSSVRAEEGDTNLEMLVPGRSEITTTTTVGDVLSVKQLVLRRGLTLFIMIIILVSGIVTSNLLVKLLK, via the exons ATGGACGATTCTGCTCCAGCCACAAAGGGAGCGAACGGAGCCTCGACAGCATGTGAAGTGGTTCCCTCCGTTCAGAGCTCCGGGGAGTGTGGCTTTATCCCGCTGGAATACCGGAATGAGATAGTACAACTTGTTAAACTAGCGGGGCCAGTG GTCATTTCCCAGTTGATGGTCTTCATGATCACTATCACCAGTCTGGTGTTCTGTGGTCACATGGGAAAAACAGAACTAGCAGGGGTATCATTAGCAGCTGCG GTGGTTAATGTCACTGGTATTTCCATTGGCAGTGGTTTGTCATCAACTTGTGATACTCTCATATCTCAG ACGTATGGGAGCGGTAACTTGAAGCGTGTGGGTGTGATTCTCCAGAGAGGGGTTCTGATCCTTCTGCTAGCCTGTTTCCCCTGCTGGGCTGTCCTCATCAACACTGAACCTCTCTTACTTGCTGTCAAACAGAGCCCAGAGGTTGCCAG TCTCTCTCAGTTGTATGTGAAGATCATCATGCCTGCTCTGCCG GCTGCTTTTATGTACCAGCTGCAAGGCAAATATCTTCAAAATCAG GGAATTATATGGCCTCAGGTTATAACCGGAGCAATGGGAAATGGCCTTAATGCAATCATCAACTACATCTTCCTCTATCCTTTGGAGTGGGGTGTCAC AGGATCTGCAGCTGCCAATGCCATCTCACAGTATTTGCTGGCTTTCTTCTTATATGTTTACATCTGCTGGAGGGGTCTGCACAAGGCCACATGGGGAG GTTGGTCACTTGATTGTCTACAGGAGTGGGGTCCCTTCATCAAGCTGGCTATTCCCAGTATGCTCATGATTTGTTTATCATGGTGGATATTTGAAATAGGAGGATTCCTGGCTGGAGTGATAAGTGAA TTCCCACTGGGATTCTCTATTGCTGCCAGTGTACGGGTTGGGAATGCTCTTGGTgcaggaaacacaaagcaaGCTAAGCTATCGTGCAAAGTCTCCATCATGTGTGCAT TCATGGTGGCATGTTTCGTTGGAGCTAGTCTCAGCATcgccaaaaatgtcattggaTACATTTTCACCTCAGAACA AGACATTATTAAGAGGGTTTCTGACGTCATGCTCATTTTTGGTTTCATGCATGTTGGTGATGCCACTGCA GGTGTGGCTGCAGGTGTTCTGAGAGGAGCAGGAAAACAGCTGGTTGGTGCTCTGTGTAACCTGGTAGGATACTACTTCATTGGTTTCCCCATTGGAGTGTCTCTGATGTTTGCAGCAAACATGGGGATTGTGG GTCTATGGACAGGACTTACCATTTTGTGTGTCACTGCAGGCGATTGCTTTCATCACATTTTGT GCTCTtgtgagagcaggagagatCAGGAAGTGAAAGAGATGGTTGGGATAGAACATCCAG ACTCAGATCTAAACCCAGCCTTAGCCAGGGTAACTGCACCCAGCTCTGTGAGGGCTGAGGAGGGTGACACAAACCTGGAGATGCTAGTTCCAGGTCGCAGTGAAATCACCACAACCACCACAGTGGGAGATGTTCTGTCAGTGAAACAGCTGGTTTTACGGCGTGGTCTTACATTGTTTATCATGATCATCATACTCGTCTCTGGAATTGTAACCAGCAACTTGCTGGTAAAACTGTTGAAATGA